In Montipora capricornis isolate CH-2021 chromosome 4, ASM3666992v2, whole genome shotgun sequence, a single genomic region encodes these proteins:
- the LOC138047120 gene encoding proline-rich transmembrane protein 4-like yields MSDPAIAAEPIPDWKPALQTWEWAWELHWIGFGALFTTLAVYCLISLIVTSNTKTKRGRLAVVITSLLFIFGVTRGLFLFINPYESEQCKILSSCPVLLSRILFGIALPCMTASFSLVHLTFLQVMKLKLYPKVLQSTKFLSCVIAVHFGLAISTEVILTMYADVMTLAIVCQSFFIIFSFLLSSSFIYSGTKIVAYVRETHTQVSRLGRRNYSEQKNADKTSERMSRGLRRFQPNVSKLVKITYITVFLGFASCALQIYSIFAVHKMRESNQTSLPRPWPWLIFQTLYRAVEFAAGCTLAYVSPRQASSMRYPLKRYLNCRQQKGRLFVISPRSDFSKSHQTNTQNGVPASKSCSSLTTQLGDFLSQTRAGA; encoded by the coding sequence ATGTCTGATCCTGCCATCGCGGCGGAGCCCATTCCAGATTGGAAACCTGCTCTACAAACTTGGGAGTGGGCTTGGGAATTACACTGGATTGGCTTTGGGGCACTGTTCACGACTTTAGCTGTCTACTGCTTGATATCATTGATTGTTACCtcgaacactaaaacaaaacgaGGACGCTTAGCGGTGGTTATTACAagtcttttatttatttttggtgTAACAAGAGGTCTTTTCCTCTTCATCAATCCTTACGAGTCTGAACAGTGCAAAATACTGTCTTCGTGTCCAGTTCTCCTGTCTCGAATCTTGTTCGGTATCGCACTGCCATGCATGACAGCTTCGTTCTCATTGGTCCATTTGACCTTCCTACAAGTGATGAAACTCAAGCTGTACCCCAAAGTTCTCCAAAGTACCAAGTTCTTATCTTGCGTCATTGCTGTTCATTTCGGTCTTGCAATCTCAACAGAGGTGATTCTAACAATGTACGCTGACGTGATGACCTTAGCTATAGTTTGCCAATCTTTCTTCATCATATTTAGTTTTCTCCTCTCAAGTAGCTTCATATACAGTGGCACGAAAATTGTCGCTTACGTCAGAGAAACTCATACCCAGGTGTCTCGCCTTGGAAGGCGGAATTACAGCGAACAGAAAAACGCTGATAAAACTAGCGAGAGAATGTCACGTGGCCTTCGCCGCTTCCAGCCGAATGTATCCAAACTTGTCAAGATAACCTATATCACGGTATTTCTTGGATTTGCGAGCTGCGCACTACAGATTTATTCTATTTTCGCCGTACATAAAATGCGCGAGAGCAATCAAACATCTCTCCCGAGACCCTGGCCGTGGTTAATCTTTCAGACGCTTTATCGCGCAGTGGAATTCGCTGCTGGTTGCACTTTAGCCTATGTGAGCCCGCGACAGGCCAGCTCAATGCGCTATCCACTTAAACGTTATCTTAACTGCCGCCAACAAAAGGGCCGACTGTTCGTCATATCTCCAAGGAGCGATTTCTCGAAATCACACCAAACTAACACCCAAAATGGCGTACCTGCCTCTAAGTCATGTTCGAGCTTAACAACACAATTGGGTGATTTTCTTTCCCAGACAAgagcaggcgcgtag